The Pseudorasbora parva isolate DD20220531a chromosome 16, ASM2467924v1, whole genome shotgun sequence genome includes a region encoding these proteins:
- the LOC137043216 gene encoding extracellular calcium-sensing receptor-like has translation MWITLYITLYLFFNFISAASILRSGTCQLQGRFKLNGMYQDGDVILGGLFHVHFFTVFPELSFRNEPESPYCEKFSMEIFQQAQTMAFAVNEINNNPNLLPNITLGYHLYDNCVRLGIAFRAAISLASGTEESFSNLNCTGPPPVIGIVGDPSSTPSIAISSILGLFQVPLVSHYATCSCLSDRKKYPSFFRTIPSDAFQVQAMVQILRHFGWTWVGLVYSDDDYGINAAQSFQQEMQLFGHCVAFSEILPNDNNHRDIQRITRVIQASTARVVVVFPTASFLIPLMDEVVLQNITDRQWIASEAWATSPVYHTPRFLPFLGGTLGIAIRRGEIKGLHDFLLRLRPNNDERNNIVRIFWENMFRCSFGNGGRVIDGEQVKRVCTGQEDLSTTNTAYTDVSGLRAGYNVYKAVYALAHALHDLMQCEEGSGPFDGNRCGDIINLKPWQLVHYLQKVNFTTGFGDHVSFDKNGDALPIYDVLNWQPSSDGSIRIYTVGVVDKGAATEVVLTLDEDAIYWNFETKKPPRSVCSESCPPGTRQARRKGLPVCCFDCLPCRDGEISNTTDAIECTVCPDEFWSNPDKDQCVPKEVEFLSYDDPLGISLTTASLIGTCFCALVMVIFSLHRNTPIVRANNSELSFLLLLSLKMCFLCVLLFIGRPQLWTCQLRHAVFGISFVLCISSILVKTVVVIAVFKASRPEGKGAMKWFGAVQQRCTVLVLTALQVVICAVWLSTASPTPHKNNQYIRSKIVYECAIGSVAGFSMLLGYIGMLAAVSFLLAFLARNLPDNFNEAKFITFSMLIFCAVWIAFVPAYVSSPGKYAVAVEIFAILASSFGLLVSIFAPKCYIIILHPERNTKNAIMGRESK, from the exons ATGTGGATCACTCTGTATATTACTCTTTACCTGTTCTTTAACTTTATCTCTGCAGCTTCAATCCTCAGATCAGGCACCTGTCAGCTCCAGGGACGCTTCAAATTAAATGGAATGTACCAGGATGGAGATGTTATACTTGGAGGCCTGTTTCATGttcacttttttacagtgttcccAGAACTGAGCTTCAGAAATGAGCCAGAATCGCCATATTGTGAAAA attTAGTATGGAAATCTTCCAGCAGGCACAGACAATGGCTTTTGCAGTGAATGAGATAAATAATAATCCAAACCTGCTGCCTAACATCACTCTTGGTTATCATCTTTATGACAACTGTGTGAGACTGGGAATAGCGTTCCGGGCTGCCATATCCCTGGCTAGTGGGACAGAGGAGTCATTCTCAAACCTAAACTGCACTGGCCCTCCTCCAGTGATTGGGATTGTGGGGGATCCAAGTTCTACTCCTTCCATTGCAATTTCCAGTATTCTGGGGCTGTTCCAAGTACCACTA GTTAGTCACTACGCCACCTGCTCCTGTTTGAGTGACAGGAAAAAGTACCCCTCTTTCTTCAGAACTATCCCTAGTGATGCCTTCCAGGTACAGGCTATGGTTCAGATCTTGAGGCATTTTGGATGGACCTGGGTTGGTCTTGTCTACAGTGATGATGACTATGGCATCAATGCTGCTCAGTCCTTCCAGCAGGAAATGCAGTTGTTTGGACATTGTGTTGCTTTTTCTGAAATCCTTCCAAATGATAACAACCACAGAGACATTCAACGTATAACTAGAGTGATCCAGGCCTCTACAGCTAGAGTGGTGGTTGTTTTTCCCACTGCATCCTTTCTGATACCTTTGATGGATGAGGTGGTGTTGCAGAACATAACAGACAGACAGTGGATTGCGAGTGAAGCTTGGGCAACCTCACCTGTATACCATACTCCACGTTTCCTGCCCTTCCTGGGGGGCACACTAGGCATTGCTATAAGGCGTGGAGAAATTAAGGGGCTTCATGATTTTCTGCTACGTCTCCGTCCTAACAATGATGAAAGAAATAATATAGTGAGGATTTTCTGGGAAAACATGTTCAGGTGTAGTTTTGGAAATGGGGGAAGAGTGATAGATGGAGAGCAAGTGAAAAGGGTATGTACAGGACAGGAGGATCTGagcaccacaaacacagcatacACTGATGTTTCAGGTTTGAGAGCAGGTTATAATGTCTATAAGGCAGTTTATGCCCTTGCACATGCACTTCATGACTTGATGCAGTGTGAGGAGGGGAGCGGTCCATTCGATGGGAACAGATGTGGTGACATAATCAACCTGAAACCCTGGCAG CTGGTTCACTACCTACAGAAAGTGAACTTCACCACGGGCTTTGGGGATCATGTGTCATTCGACAAGAATGGAGATGCTCTGCCTATCTATGATGTGCTAAACTGGCAGCCGAGCTCTGATGGATCAATAAGGATTTACACTGTTGGTGTAGTAGATAAAGGGGCAGCAACAGAGGTGGTGCTTACATTAGATGAGGATGCAATATATTGGAACTTTGAgacaaaaaaa CCTCCAAGGTCTGTGTGCAGTGAGAGTTGCCCTCCAGGCACGAGGCAAGCCCGGAGGAAGGGTCTTCCTGTCTGCTGTTTTGACTGCCTGCCATGCAGAGATGGAGAGATTTCTAATACAACAG ATGCTATTGAGTGCACAGTGTGTCCAGATGAGTTCTGGTCCAATCCAGATAAGGATCAGTGTGTGCCCAAAGAAGTTGAGTTTCTGTCCTATGATGATCCTTTAGGCATCTCTCTGACCACTGCGTCTCTGATTGGCACCTGCTTCTGTGCTCTTGTGATGGTCATTTTCTCTCTTCACCGAAACACTCCCATAGTACGCGCCAACAATTCAGAGCTTAGCTTCCTGCTGCTGTTgtcattgaaaatgtgtttcTTGTGTGTGCTGCTTTTCATTGGCCGGCCTCAGCTGTGGACTTGTCAGTTAAGACATGCTGTGTTTGGCATAAGCTTTGTCCTATGCATCTCCAGCATCCTGGTCAAGACTGTGGTGGTAATAGCTGTGTTCAAAGCATCTCGACCAGAGGGCAAAGGAGCAATGAAATGGTTTGGAGCAGTTCAACAAAGATGCACAGTTCTGGTCCTAACAGCCCTCCAGGTTGTAATATGTGCAGTCTGGCTCTCAACTGCCTCTCCAACACCCCATAAAAATAACCAGTATATCCGTTCTAAAATAGTCTATGAATGTGCTATTGGCTCAGTGGCTGGTTTTTCTATGCTGCTGGGATACATTGGCATGTTGGCAGCAGTAAGTTTCTTGCTAGCCTTCCTGGCAAGAAATCTTCCAGATAATTTTAATGAAGCGAAGTTCATAACTTTTAGCATGCTGATCTTCTGTGCTGTGTGGATTGCATTTGTTCCAGCATATGTCAGCTCACCAGGGAAATATGCAGTGGCTGTGGAGATATTTGCCATTTTAGCTTCTAGTTTTGGTTTACTGGTATCCATATTTGCCCCAAAGTGCTACATCATTATTTTACATCCAGAGAGAAACACTAAAAATGCCATAATGGGAAGAGaatctaaataa